From a region of the Tachypleus tridentatus isolate NWPU-2018 chromosome 1, ASM421037v1, whole genome shotgun sequence genome:
- the LOC143252337 gene encoding uncharacterized protein LOC143252337 codes for MVFTNSREETPSSTVTSIFTNMFQLILLACACVLTTAQRLPYGFSPRQQDKSEPFQGTLQQQLHQFKDGSNDLQQQLKIHQLQLREHELEIQRHLQQEQQALRGNFQPLTHQQYSPVAYPTFPIQRLEQQDYRQQQQQQQSSRPATPTNYHLPAPVHRVNIGATLQGDYEFTYDTGKGPLGQSFRSETRLSNGTVKGSYGYIDSEGRQRIVKYIAGRGGFVAEGDVGPNHEPVGTIPNHAPLPTPQQRQEQDVSPQNSYTSQYISAQQPSIPYGYPEKRNPAVFDNSLLAYDIGIESQN; via the exons ATGGTTTTTACCAACAGCAGAGAAGAAACTCCTTCATCTACTGTGACCAGTATCTTTACCAATATGTTTCAGTTG ATACTTTTAGCCTGTGCTTGTGTGTTGACCACAGCCCAGAGGCTTCCTTATGGCTTTTCTCCACGACAACAGGACAAGTCGGAACCATTTCAAGGAACACTACAACAACAACTACATCAGTTCAAAGATGGTTCTAATGATCTCCAGCAGCAGCTGAAAATTCACCAGCTCCAGCTTCGAGAACACGAGCTGGAGATACAACGCCACCTTCAGCAAGAACAACAAGCATTACGTGGAAACTTCCAACCACTGACCCATCAACAGTACAGCCCAGTTGCTTATCCTACTTTCCCGATTCAAAGACTAGAACAACAAGACTATcgacaacagcaacaacaacaacagtcttCGAGGCCTGCCACGCCAACAAACTACCATCTTCCTGCACCCGTACATCGTGTAAATATTGGCGCCACTCTCCAGGGAGACTACGAGTTTACCTACGACACGGGCAAAGGACCACTCGGCCAAAGTTTCCGTAGCGAAACCCGTCTTTCCAATGGAACAGTAAAGGGTTCTTACGGCTATATAGATAGCGAAGGTCGTCAGAGAATTGTAAAGTATATTGCCGGTAGAGGAGGGTTTGTTGCCGAGGGTGATGTTGGTCCAAACCACGAACCAGTAGGAACTATTCCAAACCATGCTCCACTGCCCACTCCACAACAGCGACAAGAACAGGATGTATCCCCTCAAAATTCGTACACATCCCAGTATATTTCAGCACAGCAGCCTTCTATCCCCTACGGATACCCAGAGAAACGAAACCCAGCTGTTTTCGACAATTCTCTTTTAGCTTATGATATCGGAATTGAAAGTCAGAACTAA